One Streptomyces sp. NBC_01217 genomic region harbors:
- a CDS encoding serine protease yields MGSGDRAALVRICDPAGRPRGTGFVADDRGTVVTSHEAVDGLARLILHGTDGRSCPVVAADVTALPGLDLALLRTGGLCALGVEPTPISLRGRIDAGTYVTIAAHGWREARVLGVVPVTYTANGRSHRIGAALELALGTDGRDALRLGGAVVGGPVLDPVSGAVIAVLGAALSAGHPAAALAVPLGGACADGPLEALLRRNATSVPGYGRDLNLAGALHLTATSLGSADGPTACPDPVERPDVIAEFTTFSLPGSPSSAPHGPAVVLGVVGAPGTGRTTELAALAARRARGSVPAPTLWLRGADLLADDTSVADAIARTLRRSCRIVTAAGARGDMATATPERVARLAGESGSPLLVLLDGPEEMPPSLAHGLARWTAGTVEWLRSNGARLVVACTPEHWETAGALCPPGALHRPARPAGRLPSAVRIGDLTASQAEEVRERYAIPPGALAPGHDRHPLTLRLLAEVREALPGDVAGQPDEEDVFGAHLDLMCLRIAVRIAAVSGPAPGGTAVRRLAARVAGQVHEAARRCLGPGQGELDRAAFEEVFPWRTGWASAVLTEGLLVPAGAGYRFAHEELGDRVQGAHLDLDAALYALVHRWHSEEAPVAAEPRVPQPRSPRGGRSPVPAAQTGAPQLPRTLPVPRHRIGPVIQSLLLLARRQGPTTLAHHLADLIDALDRLPPGAGAEPAEADTESGSSRHDARWWAVHLLSETLLRVPDARPYLGVLRRLAGRIVRQAGGHGVYGEFGPWFWRRLRLPDVDRMDLFRRLVPADRPRRGDGRVCAPYPEGDGDERFLDAVARRLAAQPGTMQPLLCDWFTDERPLPAEEGVAMRPTVADAAQALLYARRDLAVDDLTDALVSTAHPRAGELLAALAEDEPSALCRAVDRWARDEDRRARRTAAASYALVTAAHTTLDADHELLRGAALALLARPFDTALHGPALTLLVQDPQTRDRYLPQALRAFVAGEPRLSAEALAVALSSHAEPVLAALRERLTRPDDEAGEVLCSLAGIDAPALALHAAGLVRAYIDSHPDDAVHAASYIDRRLEHGPAARALLLPLVTGLLRDRPVPPPVRGALAGVLAAPGTAASGQLRGELLEVLLDFEQDAHRDPAVLDALLRAAATGSGARAPARTRALVHRTGMLLVRTPEGAVRFDRRLVELARDVPGFAALVTGWLAEAPQEWAALVGPSAGRTVEALGSPKTMPMQAAGREHGSLRPA; encoded by the coding sequence GTGGGAAGCGGGGACCGGGCGGCGCTGGTACGTATCTGCGATCCGGCCGGCCGGCCGCGGGGGACCGGATTCGTCGCCGACGACCGGGGCACGGTGGTGACCAGCCATGAAGCGGTCGACGGGCTCGCCCGGCTCATCCTGCACGGAACGGACGGCCGCAGTTGCCCCGTCGTGGCCGCCGATGTCACCGCCCTGCCCGGACTGGACCTCGCCCTGCTTCGCACGGGAGGCCTGTGCGCGCTCGGTGTGGAGCCGACGCCGATCTCCCTGCGCGGCCGGATCGACGCCGGTACATATGTGACGATCGCCGCCCACGGCTGGCGCGAGGCACGGGTGCTCGGCGTCGTCCCGGTGACGTACACCGCGAACGGCCGCTCCCACCGGATCGGCGCGGCGCTGGAGCTGGCGCTCGGCACGGACGGCAGGGACGCGCTGAGGCTCGGCGGCGCGGTCGTGGGCGGGCCCGTACTCGATCCGGTGAGCGGCGCGGTCATCGCCGTACTGGGCGCCGCGCTGAGTGCCGGGCATCCGGCGGCGGCGCTCGCGGTGCCGCTCGGGGGCGCCTGTGCCGACGGCCCGCTGGAGGCGCTGCTGCGGCGCAACGCGACGAGCGTTCCCGGGTACGGACGCGACCTGAATCTCGCCGGCGCGCTGCATCTGACCGCGACGTCGCTCGGCTCGGCGGACGGGCCGACGGCCTGTCCCGATCCGGTCGAACGCCCGGACGTCATCGCGGAGTTCACCACCTTCTCGCTCCCCGGCAGCCCCTCGTCCGCGCCGCACGGTCCCGCTGTGGTCCTCGGCGTCGTCGGAGCGCCGGGCACCGGCCGTACCACCGAACTGGCGGCGCTCGCCGCGCGCCGTGCCCGCGGTTCCGTGCCAGCGCCCACCCTCTGGCTGCGCGGGGCGGATCTGCTGGCCGACGACACCTCGGTCGCCGACGCGATCGCCCGTACGCTCCGGCGGTCCTGCCGGATCGTGACCGCCGCCGGTGCGAGGGGCGACATGGCGACCGCCACCCCCGAGCGGGTGGCCCGGCTGGCCGGGGAGTCCGGGAGCCCGCTGCTCGTCCTGCTGGACGGACCCGAGGAGATGCCTCCTTCACTGGCCCACGGGCTGGCCCGGTGGACCGCGGGCACCGTCGAGTGGCTGCGGAGCAACGGCGCGCGGCTCGTGGTGGCCTGCACGCCCGAGCACTGGGAGACGGCCGGTGCGCTCTGTCCGCCCGGTGCGCTGCACCGCCCCGCCAGGCCGGCCGGGCGGCTGCCGTCCGCGGTCCGTATCGGCGACCTCACCGCGAGCCAGGCCGAGGAGGTCCGGGAGCGTTACGCCATCCCGCCCGGGGCGCTCGCCCCCGGCCACGACCGGCACCCGCTCACCCTGCGCCTTCTCGCCGAGGTGCGCGAGGCCCTGCCGGGGGACGTCGCCGGGCAGCCGGACGAGGAGGACGTCTTCGGCGCCCACCTGGACCTGATGTGCCTGCGCATCGCGGTCCGTATCGCGGCCGTGTCCGGCCCCGCGCCCGGCGGCACCGCGGTCCGCCGGCTGGCCGCGCGGGTGGCGGGGCAGGTCCACGAGGCGGCGCGGCGCTGTCTGGGCCCCGGACAGGGGGAGCTGGACCGCGCGGCGTTCGAGGAGGTCTTCCCCTGGCGCACGGGCTGGGCGTCGGCGGTCCTCACGGAGGGGCTGCTCGTCCCGGCCGGCGCGGGCTACCGCTTCGCGCACGAGGAGCTGGGGGACCGGGTGCAGGGCGCCCATCTGGACCTGGACGCGGCGCTGTACGCACTGGTCCACCGGTGGCACTCGGAGGAGGCGCCGGTGGCGGCGGAGCCCCGCGTTCCGCAGCCGAGGAGTCCGCGTGGCGGGCGCAGCCCGGTGCCCGCGGCGCAGACCGGTGCGCCGCAGCTGCCGCGCACCCTGCCCGTACCGCGCCATCGGATCGGCCCGGTGATCCAGTCCCTCCTGCTCCTGGCCCGCCGCCAGGGCCCCACCACCCTGGCCCACCACCTGGCCGACCTCATCGACGCCCTGGACCGACTGCCACCGGGGGCGGGGGCGGAGCCGGCGGAGGCGGACACGGAGAGCGGCTCATCGCGTCATGACGCCCGCTGGTGGGCGGTTCACCTGCTCTCGGAGACGCTGCTCCGGGTGCCCGATGCCCGTCCGTACCTCGGGGTCCTGCGGCGGCTCGCCGGACGCATCGTCCGGCAGGCGGGCGGGCACGGGGTGTACGGCGAGTTCGGGCCGTGGTTCTGGCGGCGGCTGAGGCTGCCGGACGTGGACCGGATGGATCTGTTCCGGCGTCTCGTCCCCGCCGACCGCCCGCGCCGGGGCGATGGGCGCGTCTGTGCTCCGTACCCCGAGGGCGACGGCGACGAGCGGTTCCTCGATGCCGTCGCGCGGCGGCTCGCCGCCCAGCCCGGGACCATGCAGCCGCTGCTCTGCGACTGGTTCACCGACGAGCGCCCGCTGCCCGCCGAGGAAGGCGTCGCGATGCGTCCGACCGTGGCCGACGCCGCTCAGGCGCTGCTCTACGCCCGTCGCGATCTGGCCGTCGACGATCTGACCGACGCCCTCGTCTCGACCGCCCACCCCCGGGCCGGGGAACTGCTCGCCGCGCTGGCCGAGGACGAGCCCTCCGCGCTGTGCCGGGCCGTCGACCGCTGGGCCCGCGACGAGGACCGGCGCGCCCGCCGGACCGCCGCAGCCTCGTACGCGCTGGTCACCGCCGCACACACCACCCTCGATGCCGACCACGAGCTGCTGCGCGGGGCCGCGCTCGCCCTGCTGGCCCGCCCTTTTGACACCGCCCTGCACGGGCCTGCGCTCACCCTCCTCGTACAGGATCCGCAGACCAGGGACCGCTACCTCCCACAGGCGCTGCGGGCCTTCGTCGCGGGCGAGCCGCGGCTGTCCGCCGAGGCCCTCGCGGTCGCGCTGTCCTCCCATGCGGAGCCGGTGCTCGCCGCGCTGCGGGAGCGGCTCACCCGGCCCGACGACGAGGCGGGCGAGGTGCTGTGCTCGCTCGCCGGGATCGACGCCCCCGCGCTGGCCCTGCACGCCGCCGGGCTCGTACGGGCGTACATCGACAGCCACCCCGACGACGCCGTGCACGCCGCCTCGTACATCGACCGCAGGCTGGAGCACGGCCCCGCCGCCCGCGCGCTGCTGCTGCCCCTGGTGACCGGGCTGCTGAGGGACCGCCCCGTTCCACCGCCGGTGCGCGGTGCGCTCGCCGGGGTGCTCGCCGCGCCCGGCACCGCCGCCTCCGGGCAGCTGAGGGGCGAGCTGCTGGAGGTCCTGCTGGATTTCGAGCAGGACGCCCACCGCGACCCAGCTGTGCTCGACGCGCTGCTGCGGGCCGCCGCGACCGGCTCCGGCGCCCGCGCACCGGCCCGCACCCGCGCCCTGGTCCACCGCACCGGAATGCTGCTGGTCCGTACCCCCGAGGGCGCCGTCCGCTTCGACCGCCGGCTGGTCGAGCTCGCCCGTGATGTGCCGGGATTCGCCGCCCTGGTCACCGGGTGGCTGGCCGAGGCCCCGCAGGAGTGGGCGGCGCTCGTCGGCCCGAGCGCCGGGCGGACGGTGGAGGCCCTGGGAAGCCCGAAGACGATGCCGATGCAGGCCGCGGGGCGTGAGCATGGCAGTCTTAGACCTGCGTAA
- a CDS encoding bifunctional riboflavin kinase/FAD synthetase, translating into MQRWRGLEDIPQDWGRSVVTIGSYDGVHRGHQLIIGRAVERARELGVPSVVVTFDPHPSEVVRPGSHPPLLAPHHRRAELMAELGVDAVLILPFTTEFSKLAPADFIVKVLVDKLHAQLVIEGPNFRFGHKAAGNVQLLTEFGETYDYGVEVIDLYVSGEAGGGEPFSSTLTRRLVAEGDVAGAAEILGRPHRVEGIVVRGAQRGRDLGFPTANVETLPHTAIPADGVYAGWLNVDGEAMPAAISVGTNPQFDGTERTVEAYAIDRVGLDLYGLHVSVDFLAYVRGMLKFDSIDDLLVAMAGDVKRCSELVSAYERG; encoded by the coding sequence GTGCAGCGCTGGCGTGGCTTGGAGGACATCCCCCAGGACTGGGGACGCAGCGTCGTCACCATCGGCTCCTATGACGGGGTGCACCGCGGGCACCAGCTGATCATCGGGCGGGCCGTGGAGCGGGCACGCGAGCTGGGCGTGCCGTCGGTCGTGGTGACCTTCGACCCGCACCCCAGCGAGGTCGTACGGCCCGGCAGCCACCCGCCGCTGCTCGCCCCGCACCACCGGCGCGCCGAGCTGATGGCGGAGCTCGGGGTGGACGCGGTGCTGATCCTGCCGTTCACCACCGAGTTCTCGAAGCTGGCGCCCGCCGACTTCATCGTGAAGGTGCTCGTCGACAAGCTGCACGCGCAGCTGGTCATCGAGGGCCCCAACTTCCGCTTCGGCCACAAGGCGGCCGGAAATGTGCAGTTGCTCACCGAGTTCGGCGAGACCTACGACTACGGCGTCGAGGTCATCGACCTGTATGTGAGCGGCGAGGCGGGCGGCGGCGAGCCGTTCTCCTCCACCCTCACCCGGCGACTGGTCGCCGAGGGCGATGTCGCGGGCGCCGCCGAGATCCTGGGCCGTCCCCACCGCGTCGAGGGCATCGTGGTCCGCGGCGCGCAGCGCGGCCGCGATCTCGGCTTCCCCACGGCCAATGTGGAGACCCTGCCGCACACCGCGATCCCTGCCGACGGCGTCTACGCGGGCTGGCTCAACGTGGACGGCGAGGCGATGCCCGCCGCGATCTCGGTCGGCACGAACCCGCAGTTCGACGGCACGGAGCGGACGGTCGAGGCGTACGCGATCGACCGCGTCGGCCTCGACCTCTACGGGCTCCACGTCTCGGTCGACTTCCTCGCGTACGTACGCGGGATGCTGAAGTTCGACTCGATCGACGACCTGCTCGTGGCGATGGCCGGCGATGTGAAGCGGTGCAGCGAGCTGGTCTCCGCGTACGAACGCGGCTGA
- a CDS encoding ABC transporter ATP-binding protein, with protein sequence MTTTTTPLLSAEGLKVTFPGRRGAAPARAVDSVDLDIRPGEIVALVGESGCGKTTLARSLLGLVPPTSGRVTFGGQPLDYASRALKAYRKRVQLVLQDPSGSLNPRHTVYDAVAEGLRIHGYAGDERAAVAQALSRAGLRPPERFFLRYPHELSGGQRQRVVIAGALVLEPELIVADEPVASLDASVRGEILALLLRLRDELGLSALVVTHDLGLAWNIADRVAVMYLGRIVETGEVEQILTAPQHPYTQALLSVLPEAETDPVILTGEPPDPSKVPSGCRFHARCQVLASGEAERAGVADACRTKDLPVLAGDGRTQVACHWATANAAVQARV encoded by the coding sequence ATGACCACCACCACCACTCCCCTGCTCAGCGCGGAGGGGCTGAAGGTCACCTTCCCCGGTCGGCGGGGGGCAGCCCCGGCGCGTGCCGTGGACAGCGTCGACCTGGACATCCGGCCCGGCGAGATCGTCGCGCTGGTGGGCGAGTCGGGCTGCGGCAAGACGACGCTGGCGCGTTCGCTGCTGGGTCTGGTCCCGCCGACGTCCGGGCGGGTGACCTTCGGCGGGCAGCCGCTCGACTATGCGAGCCGGGCGCTGAAGGCGTACCGCAAACGGGTCCAGCTGGTGCTCCAGGACCCCAGTGGTTCGCTCAACCCCCGGCACACGGTGTACGACGCGGTGGCGGAGGGCCTGCGGATCCACGGGTACGCGGGTGACGAGCGGGCCGCGGTGGCGCAGGCGCTGTCGCGGGCGGGGCTGCGGCCTCCCGAGCGGTTCTTCCTGCGCTATCCGCACGAGCTGTCGGGCGGTCAGCGCCAGCGGGTCGTGATCGCGGGCGCGCTCGTCCTGGAGCCGGAACTCATCGTGGCCGACGAGCCGGTGGCCTCGCTGGACGCGTCGGTGCGCGGCGAGATCCTGGCGCTGCTGCTGCGGCTGCGTGACGAGCTGGGCCTGTCGGCGCTGGTGGTCACGCACGACCTCGGTCTGGCATGGAACATCGCCGACCGGGTCGCGGTGATGTACCTCGGGCGGATCGTGGAGACGGGCGAGGTCGAGCAGATCCTGACGGCTCCGCAGCATCCGTACACCCAGGCGCTGTTGTCGGTGCTGCCGGAGGCCGAGACCGATCCGGTGATTTTGACCGGCGAACCACCGGACCCGTCCAAGGTCCCGTCCGGCTGCCGCTTCCACGCCCGCTGCCAGGTCCTGGCCTCGGGCGAGGCAGAACGGGCAGGCGTGGCGGACGCCTGTCGCACGAAGGACCTGCCGGTGCTCGCGGGCGACGGCCGGACCCAGGTGGCATGTCACTGGGCGACCGCGAACGCGGCCGTGCAGGCGCGGGTTTAG
- a CDS encoding MFS transporter → MSVVATGPTVSSVSARLERLPSSRWHIKVRTLIGTVTFFEAFDQLLTASALPVLTEQWKLSTGQGTMIVTSGSVGMLLGALVAGWLGDRIGRVRTVALGVAVTALASLAVAVSPGFALFTAFRFVQGLGIGGVVPVAATYINEIARADHRGRFVLLYELIFPAGLASATLVASWVVPSFGWRVMFLIGALPVLLVVVLRRQVPESPRWLLSRGRVDEAEEVIARIERDVTKSIGSQLPEPGPAQPVETARGGLRDLFAGRYLRRTLVVSALWFVAYYVNHGIATWLPSLYTKTFGLDLRTALNYALLSNVTGLIGCLLVALVIDRVGRRISLTVGLGGAAVALLALAVSGATSGGQVAVWASVATLFVFATNVSLYLYTPELYPTRSRARGASFGGVWNRLGVILGPIVVGAIIGSGGSLAMVFTQLGCVAVAGAVVAWFAVETKGRTLEELNG, encoded by the coding sequence ATGTCAGTCGTGGCCACCGGCCCCACCGTGAGCTCCGTATCGGCCAGGCTCGAACGCCTGCCGAGCTCCCGTTGGCACATCAAGGTCCGCACGCTCATCGGCACCGTCACGTTCTTCGAGGCGTTCGATCAGCTGCTGACCGCCTCCGCACTGCCCGTCCTGACCGAACAGTGGAAGCTGAGCACCGGTCAGGGCACGATGATCGTCACCAGCGGATCGGTCGGCATGCTGCTCGGTGCGCTGGTCGCAGGCTGGCTGGGCGACCGCATCGGCCGGGTCCGCACCGTCGCGCTCGGCGTCGCCGTGACCGCGCTGGCCAGCCTCGCCGTCGCCGTCTCCCCGGGCTTCGCCCTGTTCACCGCCTTCCGGTTCGTCCAGGGCCTCGGCATCGGCGGAGTGGTGCCCGTCGCCGCCACGTACATCAACGAGATCGCCCGGGCCGACCACCGCGGCCGGTTCGTGCTGCTCTACGAGCTGATCTTCCCGGCCGGACTCGCCTCGGCGACGCTCGTCGCCAGCTGGGTGGTACCCAGCTTCGGCTGGCGGGTGATGTTCCTGATCGGCGCGCTGCCCGTACTGCTGGTCGTCGTCCTGCGCCGTCAGGTCCCCGAGTCCCCCCGCTGGCTGCTCTCGCGCGGCCGGGTCGATGAAGCCGAGGAGGTCATCGCCCGGATCGAGCGGGACGTGACGAAATCCATCGGTTCGCAGCTTCCGGAGCCCGGTCCCGCACAGCCCGTGGAGACAGCACGCGGCGGGCTGCGCGATCTGTTCGCCGGCCGCTATCTGCGGCGCACGCTGGTCGTCTCGGCGCTGTGGTTCGTCGCGTACTACGTCAACCACGGCATCGCGACCTGGCTGCCCTCGCTCTACACCAAGACGTTCGGCCTGGATCTGCGGACGGCCCTGAACTACGCGCTGCTGTCCAATGTGACCGGGCTGATCGGCTGTCTCCTGGTCGCCCTCGTCATCGACAGGGTGGGACGCCGGATCTCGCTCACCGTCGGGCTCGGCGGCGCGGCGGTCGCGCTGCTCGCGCTGGCCGTCTCCGGCGCCACCTCGGGCGGCCAGGTCGCCGTGTGGGCCTCGGTGGCCACGCTCTTCGTGTTCGCCACCAATGTCAGCCTCTACCTGTACACACCCGAGCTGTACCCGACCCGCAGCCGGGCGCGCGGGGCATCGTTCGGCGGGGTGTGGAACCGGCTCGGAGTCATCCTCGGGCCGATCGTGGTGGGCGCGATCATCGGCTCGGGCGGCAGTCTCGCGATGGTCTTCACGCAGCTGGGCTGCGTCGCGGTGGCCGGGGCGGTGGTCGCGTGGTTCGCCGTGGAGACCAAGGGGCGGACGCTGGAGGAACTGAACGGCTGA
- a CDS encoding MarR family winged helix-turn-helix transcriptional regulator, with protein sequence MTRRATGRPDAVDLVLEQWKRELPELDASPMEVLGRLHRSFLRYQSLLSDLFDCFDLNMAAFDVLAALRRSGPPYRRTAGELADIALVTTGGITLRLDRLEKAGLVTRERDPGDRRVVHARLTERGIEIADVVAVAHFANEERMLAELTASERRQLGRLLGKLERSLETAEQTPPDPEALTAATRRDRTRSAQWSVSER encoded by the coding sequence ATGACCCGTAGAGCCACCGGTCGCCCCGACGCGGTCGACCTCGTCCTGGAGCAGTGGAAGCGGGAACTGCCCGAGCTCGACGCCTCCCCGATGGAGGTGCTCGGCCGGCTCCACCGCAGCTTCCTGCGCTACCAGTCGCTGCTGTCCGATCTCTTCGACTGCTTCGATCTGAACATGGCGGCGTTCGATGTACTCGCGGCTCTGCGCAGGTCAGGGCCACCCTACCGGCGGACGGCCGGGGAACTCGCCGATATCGCCCTGGTCACCACCGGCGGCATCACCCTGCGGCTGGACCGTCTGGAGAAGGCCGGACTGGTGACACGCGAGCGCGATCCCGGCGACCGTCGCGTCGTGCACGCGCGGCTCACCGAACGGGGCATCGAGATCGCCGATGTCGTCGCCGTGGCGCACTTCGCCAACGAGGAGCGGATGCTGGCCGAGCTGACCGCGAGCGAGCGCCGCCAGCTCGGCCGGCTGCTCGGAAAACTGGAACGCTCCCTGGAAACGGCCGAACAGACCCCGCCCGACCCCGAGGCGCTCACGGCGGCCACCCGGAGGGATCGCACCCGAAGCGCCCAGTGGTCAGTATCTGAGCGCTAA
- a CDS encoding putative immunity protein has translation MPTESTESDKIELSEHELREIAGYAADCASRALSIFEQSLPADTRPRDAIDAARAFAGGGRRTAALRQSGWAAFRAAQEADSPAAVDAARAASHAAAAAFLHPLANAHQVKHILGAAAHTARAQELASGEDRSVTAGTLEWARHHAPPAVTVVLGRLPAAPPGGGRVGEFIRDLDAALRPRTIGCQRPAEGSPYVTPEIRAFGEVLP, from the coding sequence ATGCCGACCGAGTCAACCGAGTCAGACAAGATCGAGCTGAGCGAACACGAACTTCGTGAGATCGCGGGCTACGCGGCTGATTGTGCGAGCAGGGCGCTGTCGATCTTCGAACAGAGTCTTCCCGCCGACACGCGCCCTCGTGACGCCATCGACGCCGCACGTGCTTTCGCCGGGGGCGGCCGGCGCACGGCCGCTCTGCGACAGAGCGGTTGGGCGGCGTTCAGAGCGGCGCAGGAAGCCGATTCACCCGCTGCGGTCGACGCGGCACGAGCGGCAAGCCATGCGGCCGCCGCCGCGTTCCTTCATCCTCTGGCAAACGCCCATCAGGTGAAGCACATTCTCGGTGCGGCAGCGCATACGGCGCGTGCGCAAGAGCTGGCGTCCGGAGAGGACCGGAGTGTCACTGCGGGGACTCTTGAATGGGCGCGTCACCACGCACCGCCAGCGGTCACCGTCGTGCTCGGCCGTCTGCCCGCCGCACCTCCCGGAGGCGGGCGCGTGGGAGAGTTCATTCGCGATCTCGACGCCGCTCTTCGCCCGAGGACGATCGGATGCCAGAGGCCCGCAGAGGGATCCCCTTACGTGACCCCGGAGATCCGTGCGTTCGGGGAGGTACTGCCGTAG
- a CDS encoding DUF503 domain-containing protein: MYVGTLSFDLLLGDVRSLKEKRSVVRPIVAELQRKYAVSAAEVGGQDLHRRAEIGLAVVSGDTGHLTDVLDRCERLIAGRPEVELLSVRRRLHSDEDD; the protein is encoded by the coding sequence ATGTATGTGGGGACACTGTCCTTCGATCTGCTTCTCGGCGACGTACGGTCGTTGAAGGAGAAGCGCTCCGTCGTCCGCCCGATCGTCGCCGAGCTCCAGCGCAAATACGCGGTGAGCGCGGCGGAGGTGGGCGGTCAGGATCTCCATCGCAGGGCCGAGATCGGCCTCGCCGTGGTGTCCGGGGACACCGGACACCTCACAGATGTTCTGGACCGGTGCGAGCGGTTGATCGCCGGCCGGCCGGAGGTGGAGCTGCTGTCCGTACGACGGCGGCTGCACAGCGACGAAGACGATTGA
- the rbfA gene encoding 30S ribosome-binding factor RbfA, producing the protein MADNARAKKLADLIQEVVAEKLQRGIKDPRLGTHVTITDTRVTGDLREATVFYTVYGDDEDRASAAAGLESAKGILRSAVGAAAGTKFTPTLAFVADALPENAKAIEDLLDRARASDARVREASSGATYAGGADPYRKADDENDEDTASE; encoded by the coding sequence GTGGCCGACAACGCGCGGGCGAAGAAGCTGGCGGACCTCATCCAGGAGGTGGTCGCCGAGAAACTGCAGCGCGGTATCAAGGACCCGCGTCTGGGTACGCACGTGACGATCACGGACACCCGGGTCACCGGTGACCTGCGGGAGGCCACGGTCTTCTACACGGTCTACGGGGACGACGAGGACCGGGCGAGCGCAGCCGCCGGCCTGGAGAGCGCCAAGGGCATCCTGCGCTCGGCGGTCGGAGCGGCGGCGGGGACGAAGTTCACCCCCACGCTGGCCTTCGTGGCCGACGCCCTCCCGGAGAACGCGAAGGCGATCGAGGACCTCCTCGACCGGGCCCGGGCCTCGGACGCACGGGTGCGCGAGGCGTCCTCGGGCGCCACGTACGCCGGTGGCGCGGACCCGTACCGCAAGGCGGACGACGAGAACGACGAGGACACCGCCTCCGAATGA
- the truB gene encoding tRNA pseudouridine(55) synthase TruB: MTSQNRTPDGLVIVDKPSGFTSHDVVAKMRGIARTRRVGHAGTLDPMATGVLVLGVEKATKLLGHLALTEKEYLGTIRLGQNTITDDAEGEITSSTDASGVTREGIDAGVAALTGPIMQVPSKVSAIKIDGKRSYARVRGGEEFEIPARPVTISSFTVYDVREAVAEDGTPVVDLVVSVVCSSGTYIRAIARDLGAGLGVGGHLTALRRTRVGPYGLDAARTLDQHQEELIVMPVAEAAASAFPRWDVDEKRAKLLLNGVRLDMPAFPPGPVGVFGPDGRFLVLVEEQKGKAKSLAVFA, translated from the coding sequence ATGACATCGCAGAACAGGACGCCGGACGGTTTGGTCATTGTCGACAAGCCGTCCGGCTTCACTTCGCATGACGTCGTCGCCAAGATGCGCGGCATCGCCCGGACCCGTCGTGTCGGCCATGCCGGCACGCTGGACCCGATGGCGACCGGCGTTCTCGTGCTCGGTGTCGAGAAGGCCACCAAGCTGCTGGGCCATCTCGCACTGACCGAGAAGGAGTACCTCGGCACGATCCGGCTCGGCCAGAACACCATCACGGACGACGCGGAGGGCGAGATCACCTCGTCCACCGATGCCTCCGGTGTGACCCGTGAGGGCATCGACGCCGGGGTCGCGGCCCTGACCGGACCGATCATGCAGGTGCCTTCCAAGGTCAGCGCCATCAAGATCGACGGCAAGCGGTCCTACGCACGGGTGCGCGGCGGCGAGGAGTTCGAGATCCCGGCCCGGCCGGTGACGATCTCGTCCTTCACCGTCTACGACGTCCGCGAGGCGGTCGCCGAGGACGGGACGCCGGTCGTCGACCTGGTCGTCTCCGTCGTCTGCTCCTCGGGTACGTACATCCGCGCGATCGCCCGCGACCTCGGCGCCGGGCTCGGCGTCGGCGGGCATCTGACCGCGCTGCGGCGCACCAGGGTCGGGCCGTACGGCCTCGATGCGGCGCGGACGCTCGACCAGCACCAGGAGGAGCTGATCGTGATGCCGGTGGCGGAGGCCGCCGCCTCGGCGTTCCCCCGCTGGGACGTGGACGAGAAGCGCGCCAAGCTGCTGCTGAACGGCGTGCGGCTCGACATGCCGGCCTTCCCGCCGGGACCGGTCGGGGTCTTCGGGCCCGACGGGCGGTTCCTGGTCCTCGTCGAGGAGCAGAAGGGCAAGGCCAAGAGCCTCGCCGTCTTCGCCTGA